A region from the Malus domestica chromosome 07, GDT2T_hap1 genome encodes:
- the LOC103401126 gene encoding heterogeneous nuclear ribonucleoprotein Q-like has protein sequence MAEGAEVEERVDLDEDNYMEEMDDDVEEQIDEDGVDGGSDENVEEQAEEAHEDTATKASDTDHPPEPDESHSAGEFVEDGEKPSVPVNEEEKEKHTKLLALPPYGSEVFIGGLPKDTSEEDLRDLCDEIGEIIEVRLMQDRETGESKGYAFIGFKTKEVAQNAIEELHSKVFKGKTLRCSLSETKHRLFIGNVPKIWTEDEFRKVIDEVGPGVEHIELIKDPQNPSRNRGFAFVLYYNNACADYSRQKMSNSNFKLDGNAPTVTWADPKSTSDHAAAAQSQVKALYVKNIPENTSTEKLKELFQHHGEVTKVVMPPGKGGQGKRDFGFIHFAERASALKAVKDTEKYEIDGHPLEVVLAKPQTEKKPDGAYPYNAGPHANHLAHPGYGGGFGGNPYGSVGAGYGVAGGFQQPMIYGRGPMPAGMHMVPMVLPDGRIGYVLQQPGVQMPTPRPRRADRSNVPGSHPGRGGGGSDEGHRGGRRYRPY, from the exons ATGGCAGAAGGAGCAGAAGTTGAGGAGCGGGTGGATCTTGACGAGGACAACTACATGGAAGAGATGGATGATGATGTAGAAGAGCAAATAGATGAAGATGGAGTAGATGGAGGCAGTGATGAAAATGTGGAGGAGCAAGCTGAAGAAGCACATGAAGATACTGCAACTAAGGCTAGCGACACAGATCACCCACCCGAACCAGACGAAAGCCATAGTGCTGGTGAGTTCGTGGAAGATGGAGAGAAACCTTCTGTTCCTGTCAATGAAGAGGAGAAAGAGAAACATACAAAACTTCTTGCCCTTCCTCCCTATGGGTCTGAAGTTTTCATTGGTGGACTTCCGAAAGACACTTCAGAGGAAGATCTGAGGGATCTATGTGATGAAATAGGCGAAATTATTGAG GTAAGATTAATGCAAGACAGAGAAACTGGTGAAAGCAAAGGTTATGCATTTATAGGATTCAAGACTAAAGAGGTTGCACAAAATGCCATTGAAGAGTTACATAGTAAAGTATTCAAG GGTAAAACCTTAAGATGTTCACTTTCTGAAACTAAACATAGATTGTTCATTGGCAATGTTCCAAAAATCTGGACTGAGGATGAGTTTCGAAAAGTCATTGATGAGGTTGGTCCTGGGGTTGAGCACATTGAGCTAATAAAG GATCCTCAAAATCCAAGTAGAAATCGtggttttgcttttgttttgtattaTAATAATGCCTGCGCTGATTATTCAAGACAGAAAatgtcaaattcaaattttaagctGGATGGAAATGCCCCAACCGTTACCTGGGCTGATCCAAAAAGTACTTCTGATCATGCTGCTGCTGCTCAG TCCCAGGTGAAGGCTCTTTATGTGAAAAACATACCTGAGAACACTAGCACCGAGAAGCTGAAGGAACTATTCCAGCACCATGGTGAAGTGACAAAAGTAGTTATGCCACCTGGAAAAGGTGGTCAAGGAAAACGAGATTTTGGCTTCATCCATTTCGCTGAAAGGGCAAGTGCACTGAAAGCTGTCAAAGACACTGAGAAATATGAAATTGATG GTCATCCACTGGAAGTTGTCCTTGCGAAGCCTCAGACTGAGAAGAAACCTGATGGGGCTTATCCGTACAATGCGGGGCCTCATGCAAACCACCTTGCACACCCTGGGTATGGTGGTGGTTTTGGTGGAAATCCATACGGCTCTGTAGGGGCTGGATATGGTGTTGCGGGAGGCTTTCAGCAG CCAATGATATATGGCAGAGGGCCAATGCCTGCAGGAATGCACATGGTCCCTATGGTTTTACCAGATGGTCGAATCGGCTATGTTCT TCAGCAGCCTGGTGTACAGATGCCAACTCCTCGACCTCGGAGAGCAGATCGGAGCAATGTTCCAGGCAGTCATCCTGGACGAGGAGGTggcggcagtgatgaaggccaCCGTGGTGGCAGGAGGTACCGACCATACTAG